CGGCCACGCTGCAGGCGCTCTCGCCGTACTTCCGCCGCGCCGAGAATGTGCTTGCTGACACCTCGGGCCCCGTGCGCGCCTGGCCGGACAAGGTCCAGGCCATCACCCGCGGGCAGGCGCTGATCCCGCCCACGGTTGATCCTGAGGTGTTCGAAGCCGTCTACGATGCGCTGTTCAACGATCGCCAGTTCCAGGCGCCCTATCACCGCCGCCACGACGGGGCCGTGAAGGACTACGTCGTGAACCCGCTCGGCGTGGTCTTCCGTGACGGCGTGGTGTATCTCGTCTGTACGCTCTACGACTACGCCGCTGTGCTCCAGCTCGCCCTCCACCGGCCAGAGGGCTTTGATCTTGGGCGCTATGTCGATGACGGCGGGCTCAACTTCAAACTCAGCGATACGCCCCTCGCCCTCGAGCTGCTCCTGGCAGCCGAGACCGCGTTCCATCTGCGTGAGACCCCGTTGAGCCACGATCAGGTCATGGAGGACAGCGCGGACGGCCGTGTCCGGCTCACCGCCACTGTGGCCGATACGGCCCAGGTGCGCTGGTGGCTGCTCGGCCTCGGCGATCAGGTGGAGGTGCTCAGCCCGCCGTTTCTGCGGCAGACCATTGCAGCGACGCTGCGACGGGCGGCTGACCGCTACGACTGATACACGCACGACACAACCGAAGCGGACTGCGGCCATCGGGCGAGGCAACCGCCTCGCCCTGGCTGCCGCAGGCCTGGCAGGTCTGCGCGGCTGTTGCCTGCAGCCAGGTGATCACCCGGGCACAGGCCTTGCGCTGAGCGACGGCCAGGCCCGTGACGTCACAGTGGACCATGAGCCGTCCCGGCCGCTCGCGGATCACCACGCTGCGCGCCTCGCGCAGGGAGGTCGCCCCCGCACGGGCAAGCCCCTGCCAGCCGGGACTGTGAACTTGCACCGGGTCATACGCGACTTCCTCGATCATGGCGCTCACCGTGAATACTGTAATTATATATAGTATTCTGACGAACCACTGAGGACGCAGACAACCCCATGGGCGTCCCGCTGCGACACGAAGCGTCGCAACGGGACGCCACACTGGATCCCCAGCAACAGGAGAAAGTCATGCTCGGAGCGATTGCCGGCGACATCATCGAATCCATCCACGAGTTCGGCCCGCCGGCGGTGCCGGGGACGCCGCTGATCAAGCCCCACAGCCACTACACCGACGACACGGTGCTGACTGTGGCCACCGCCCGCTGTCTGCTCGACGGCGTGGACTACGCGACGGCCTACCGCGAGGCCTACCAGGCGAACCGCGATCAGTCCTGGGGGCTTCAGTTCATGCAGTGGGGCGACGACCCGGACCGCGGTCCCTACAACAGCTTCGGCAACGGCTCGGCCATGCGGGTGAGCCCCATCGGGTTCTGGACGCGCTCCCTGGAAGACGCCCTCCGCGATGCCGAGCGCTCCGCGGCCGTCACCCATGACCACCCCGAGGGTATCCGCGGTGCCCAGGCGACCGCACACGCCATCGTGCTCGCCCGCACCGGAGCGTCCGGCGAGGTGATCCTGGAGGCGGTGCGCGAGCACCACGGCTATGCCCTCGATGAGCCGATCCCGGTCATCCAGCGCACCTCCCGGTACAACGAGATCTGCCAGGGAACGGTGCCGCCAGCGATCCGCATTGCCTGCCATGCCAGCTCGTTCGAGGAAGTGATGCAGGTGTGGATCGGGCTGGATGCCAATACCGACACCCTGGCGTGTATTGCCGGAGGCATCGCCGAGGCGCGCTTCGGGGTGCCGGCGTGGATCCGAGAGGCGGCCATGCAGGGCCTGGAACCCGAACAGGTCGCGCTCGTCGAGCGGTTCTACAAGGAAGCGGGCAACCGGCCCAACTAATCAAGGGAGGTAATGGAATGCCGAAGAACGGGCTCGACAACTGTGTCGCCACCAGCCACTCCTCGCCGCTGCAGATTGCCGCGGTCGACACGCCGCGTGGCGGCGTCATCGGTATGACGCTGTGCCCGGGCAAGATCGGCCCGGGAAACCGGCATCCATGGGTGCGCAACCTGGAGCGGGATCTGGACGCCCTGGATGCCTGGGGTACCGATTGCCTGATCACGCTCATGGAACTCCACGAGCTGATCGACTACCAGGCCCAGGATCTGGGGGAGCGGGCCCGCGCCCGGTACGGTGAGTCCGGCTGGCTGCATCTGCCGATCATGGACTGCAGCACCCCGGATGCTGTCTGGGAGGCGCAGTGGCAGATGTGGCGGCACCCGCTCCATGACCGGCTCGACCGGGGCGAGCGTATCGTCATTCACTGCCTGGGCGGGCTCGGGCGTACCGGGCTTGCTGCCTGCCGCGTCCTGGTCGAGCGGGGCATGCCGGCCCAGAAAGCTCTGGAAACAGTTCGTGCCGCACGGCCCGGGGCTGTGGAGACGACCGGGCGGGAGCGCTACGTTCTGGCGTTAACGACATCGTGAAATTGAAGGGCGAGAGTCGACCCTGGGACTAAACCGCTCTCGCGGTAGTGCGGGTTCCGATCCGGGGTGGGCGCACCGCTCCGGGGCCGAGCCGGTTGCCTATGTTGAGAAGTGAGGCGCTCCGCCTCGCTCGCCAGCACAGGAGCCCGGCCATGACCCCGTCCACTGCCATGATCAGCCCGTTGCGCCAGCGCATGCTCGACGACATGCGCATGCGCAAGCTCGCCCGGAAGACCCAGACCGCCTACATCCGGGCGGTCAAGCGCTTCGCCGCCTTTCTCAGGCGCTCACCCGATCAGGCTGACGCCGAGGATCTGCGCCGCTTCCAGCTCCACCTGGTCGACTGCGGCACCTCGCCGATCACGCTCAACGCCACAATCACCGGACTGAAGTTCTTCTTCGACGTCACCCTGGATCGCGCCTCGGTGATGGCCCGCGTGCAACCCGTGCGGGTGCCCCGCACCCTGCCGGTGGTCCTCAGCCGCGAGGAGGCGGCACGGCTCATCGCCGCGGCCGGCAGCCTCAAGTACCAGACCGCGCTGTCGGTCGCCTACGGTGCCGGGCTGCGTGCCAGCGAGGTCACCGGGTTGCGGGTCAGTGACATCGACAGCCAGCGCATGACCCTGCGCGTCGAACAGGGCAAGGGCAGCAAGGATCGCTACGCCATGCTCTCGCCAGTGCTGCTCGAGCGCCTGCGCGCCTGGTGGCGTCACGCCCACGCCCAGGGCCGGATGCTCGACGGCGGCTGGCTGTTCCCGGGCCAGCATCCCATCGATGCGATCAGCACCCGCCAGCTCAACCGCGCCATCCACGCCGCGGCGATCAACGCCGAGATCGACAAGCGCGTGTCCATGCACACCCTGCGCCACAGCTTCGCCACGCATCTGCTCGAGCAGAAGGTCGACATCCGCGTCATCCAGGTCCTGCTCGGGCACAAGAAGCTCGAGACCACCGCGCTGTACGCCCACGTCGCCACCGAGGTCCTGCGCACGGTCATCGGCCCCCTGGAGCGCCCACCGAGCGGGTAGGCGGCGGCCGTGGCACGCCCCGCCCTGGAGGTCGCGGACATCTTCCGCGCCCACGGGCCGGCCTGGCGGCTGAGTCAGCAAGGCCATGTCGGCCATCGAGCAGTGCCGCAGCGCGGCGCTGGGCGGGCACGTGTTGCGCTGCCCCGACTGCGCGCACGCCGAGATCGCCTACAACTCCTGCCGCAACCGCCACTGCCCCAAGTGCCAGGCCCCGGCCGCACGGCGCTGGCTCGAGGCCCGCCAGGCCGATCTGCTGCCGGTCGACTACTTCCACGTGGTCTTCACGCTGCCGGCGGCGATCAGCACCATCGCCTACCACAACAAGGCGCTCGTCTACGGGCTGCTGTTCCCCATCGCGTGGAACCCTGTTCCCCTTGACTGGAATACGCATCCAGACCGCCGCGGCGACCCTGCGCACCATCGCCGCCGATCCCCGCCACCTGGGCGCCCGCATCGGCCTCACCCTGGTGCTCCACACCTGGGGCTCGGCGCTGACCCATCACCCGCATGTCCACGGCATCGTCCCCGGCGGCGGGCTCTCCCCCGACGGGCAGCGCTGGGTCGGCTGCCGGCCCGGCTTTTTCCTGCCCGTGCGGGTGCTCTCGCGGCTGTTCCGCCGGCGCTTCCTCGAGGCACTCGCCGCAGCCCACCGGCACGGCGCGCTGCGCTGCCTCGGTGATCACGCCGCCCTGGCCGACCCCGGCGCCTTCGCCCGCTGGCTTGCGCCCCTGCGCCGCCGCGAGTGGGTGGTCTACGCCAAGCGCCCGTTCGCCGGGCCGCAGGCCGTGCTCGCCTATCTCGCCCGCTACACCCACCGCGTCGCCATCGCCAACAGCCGCCTCCTCGCCCTCGACGAGCGCGGCGTCACCTTCCGCTGGAAGGACTATCGCGCCACCGGCAAGACCCGCCACCGCGCCATGACCCTCGCCACCGGCGAGTTCATGCGCCGCTTCCTGCTGCACACCCTGCCTCCTGGCTTCCACCGCATCCGCCACTACGGGCTCATCGCCAACACCGCACGACGGGCGAACCTGGCACAGGCCCGGGCGCTGCTGCATGCCCCCGGCGCCACCGCACCACCCACCGAGGCCAGTGCCGCCACCACCACGCATACTGAGAGCCCACCACCGACCTGGGTCTGCTCCGGCTGCGGCGCGGCCATGGTCGTCATCGAGATCCTGCCGCGCAGACCACACATCCGGGCGCCACCACCACAGCGAGGCGCACCATGAACCGCCTGACCACGACAGGCTCGCGACCGCAGCTCGATCCTCGCCGCATCAGTGAGGT
This portion of the Aquisalimonas asiatica genome encodes:
- a CDS encoding helix-turn-helix transcriptional regulator yields the protein MSDTLLRQWTMLRHIPRHPRKITVSALHERLREQGYPTTERTIQRDLQELSGQLFGLAVDDRSRPHGWYWDRDAAQFDIPGMEPQTALAFKLAEHFAGPLMAPATLQALSPYFRRAENVLADTSGPVRAWPDKVQAITRGQALIPPTVDPEVFEAVYDALFNDRQFQAPYHRRHDGAVKDYVVNPLGVVFRDGVVYLVCTLYDYAAVLQLALHRPEGFDLGRYVDDGGLNFKLSDTPLALELLLAAETAFHLRETPLSHDQVMEDSADGRVRLTATVADTAQVRWWLLGLGDQVEVLSPPFLRQTIAATLRRAADRYD
- a CDS encoding ADP-ribosylglycohydrolase family protein; translated protein: MLGAIAGDIIESIHEFGPPAVPGTPLIKPHSHYTDDTVLTVATARCLLDGVDYATAYREAYQANRDQSWGLQFMQWGDDPDRGPYNSFGNGSAMRVSPIGFWTRSLEDALRDAERSAAVTHDHPEGIRGAQATAHAIVLARTGASGEVILEAVREHHGYALDEPIPVIQRTSRYNEICQGTVPPAIRIACHASSFEEVMQVWIGLDANTDTLACIAGGIAEARFGVPAWIREAAMQGLEPEQVALVERFYKEAGNRPN
- a CDS encoding dual specificity protein phosphatase family protein, yielding MPKNGLDNCVATSHSSPLQIAAVDTPRGGVIGMTLCPGKIGPGNRHPWVRNLERDLDALDAWGTDCLITLMELHELIDYQAQDLGERARARYGESGWLHLPIMDCSTPDAVWEAQWQMWRHPLHDRLDRGERIVIHCLGGLGRTGLAACRVLVERGMPAQKALETVRAARPGAVETTGRERYVLALTTS
- a CDS encoding tyrosine-type recombinase/integrase — translated: MTPSTAMISPLRQRMLDDMRMRKLARKTQTAYIRAVKRFAAFLRRSPDQADAEDLRRFQLHLVDCGTSPITLNATITGLKFFFDVTLDRASVMARVQPVRVPRTLPVVLSREEAARLIAAAGSLKYQTALSVAYGAGLRASEVTGLRVSDIDSQRMTLRVEQGKGSKDRYAMLSPVLLERLRAWWRHAHAQGRMLDGGWLFPGQHPIDAISTRQLNRAIHAAAINAEIDKRVSMHTLRHSFATHLLEQKVDIRVIQVLLGHKKLETTALYAHVATEVLRTVIGPLERPPSG